In Dama dama isolate Ldn47 chromosome X, ASM3311817v1, whole genome shotgun sequence, one genomic interval encodes:
- the LOC133051458 gene encoding small ribosomal subunit protein eS27-like, which yields MPLAKDLHPSPEEEKRKHKKKRLVQSPNSYFMDVKCPGCYKITTVFSHAQTVVLCVGCSTVLCQPTGGKARLTEGCSFRRKQH from the coding sequence ATGCCTCTCGCAAAGGATCTTCATCCCTCTccagaagaggagaagaggaaacaCAAGAAGAAGCGCCTGGTGCAGAGCCCCAATTCCTATTTCATGGATGTAAAATGCCCAGGATGCTATAAAATCACCACCGTCTTTAGCCATGCACAAACAGTAGTTTTGTGTGTTGGCTGCTCTACTGTCCTCTGCCAGCCTACAGGAGGAAAAGCAAGGCTTACAGAAGGATGCTCTTTCAGACGGAAGCAGCACTAA